A portion of the Lolium rigidum isolate FL_2022 chromosome 1, APGP_CSIRO_Lrig_0.1, whole genome shotgun sequence genome contains these proteins:
- the LOC124687633 gene encoding uncharacterized protein LOC124687633: protein MHPLNLLKSILLIWRWEMSTRWFTCQILGINDNMVSGGCCLMDVSHLQQAEDPSWFASLLSDCTIFAGTVRSSFNDSWSLMKCCRQTNQSYMVYWELWANIVHGYQKILLLRLVPKSTSEFLKDNYW from the exons ATGCATCCCTTGAACTTGCTCAAGAGTATTCTACTGATCTGGAG GTGGGAGATGAGTACTCGTTGGTTCACTTGTCAAATTTTGGGCATCAACGATAATATGGTCTCAGGTGGATGCTGCTTGATGGATGTGAGTCATCTTCAACAAGCGGAAGACCCAAGTTGGTTTGCATCTCTCCTCTCGGATTGCACAATCTTTGCAGGAACAGTCCGGTCGAG CTTTAATGACTCATGGAGTTTAATGAAGTGCTGCCGCCAAACAAATCAGAGTTACATGGTGTATTGGGAGCTTTGGGCAAACATAGTTCATG GGTATCAGAAAATTCTGCTACTGCGGTTGGTACCCAAGTCTACATCAGAATTCTTGAAAGATAACTATT GGTGA